agcagggagagaagctgacatcataggtcatgtgaccctcagtgaaatctgagaaaggagccacTGCAGATGAAGTGAAGTGCATTGTaaaccccttaggcccctttcacacgggcgagatttccgtgcgggtgcgatgcgtgagttgaacgcattgcacccgcactgaatcctgacccattcatttctatggggctgtgcacatgagcggtgattttcacgcaacacttatgcgttgcgtgaaaatcgcagcatgttctatattctgcgtttttcacgtaacgcaggtcccatagaaatgaatgtggttgcgtgaaaatcgcaagcatccgcaagcaagtgcggatgcggtgcgatttccacgcatgggttctaggtgacagtctattcactgtattattttcccttataacatggttataagggaaaataatagcattctgactacagaatgcttagtataatagtgctggaagggttaaaaataataaaaaagttaactcaccttatccccatgatcgcctagttcccggtcggtctcttctttagctgtgactaaaggacctgtggtgatgtcagatcacatgctccatcaccatggtgatggaccatgtgattggagcatgtgatctgacatcaccaaaggtcattcagcccaagcccacagctaaagaacagaccgaccgggaactacacgatcatggggataaggtgagttaacgtttttattatttttttaacccttccagcgctattatactaagcattctgtattcagaatgctattattttcccttataaccatgttataagggaaaataatagaatctacagaacatcaatcccaagcccgaacttctttgaagaagttcgggtttgggtaccaaacatgcgcgatttttctcacgcgagtgcaaaacgcatgacaatgttttgcactcgcgcggaaaaatcgcgggtgtttccgcaacgcacccgcacatttttccgcaacgcccgtgtgaaaccagccttacattTGGTTAGAAACATACACCCCTTTAATTATGCATCCCCTCCATGTACATATTTTGGTGTAACACCCTATAAGTAGTGTGCCCGTTTCTGTCTTCCCTTTGTAATCCTGCCTGAAGAAGCCTTTGTGCACTGAAAGCTTGCAATATGTTTTTTTCTGGTTAGCCTATAAAAGGTATCACTCCCTTAATACTTCTGTATTTATTAACACAAAAGGTATTCAACGTCACAACTATCAAAGTAATGGCCACACACCAAGTCACTCATTCCATTGTTTTTGGCAAAGGACACTTTGCTGTGCTACTAAGTTGAAAAGCAAGCAATTCTCATTCAGCATAGTCAGCACCTCACACTAATAACTAaacataaaatgtataaaatgtttCAACCAATAATTTATTTTGTACTAGCTAAAATAAGAGGTGATAATTAGTGTATCAGAGgtatgacttaaagggaacctgtcaccgggattttgtgtatagagctgaggacatgcgttgctagatggccgctagcacatccacaatacccagtccccatagctctgtgtgcttttattgtgtataaaaactgattttatagatatgtaaatgaaccttagatgactcctgtctcctccatgcttcagagatgagtccagcattctctgactctgagccactgtgaaggagcccagcaccgcattATCCAAATCTCCCCCCCCCGTCGTCGTCACAAAGCTAAAGCAccataatcttgcgatgcgcgagctggcgaatgcgcagttcgttccccgaggctgatgccagcacagggaaggaacactatgccgacaatgtgcatgcactagctcgcgcatcagaagattacggcgctctaactttatgacgtcagggagcaaggaggagattcgcagGATgcagggcagtgctgggctccttcacagtgggagtggctgggctccggaaacgttagtaacagctccttgggcttcttacttgcctcatttgcatatctataaaatcggttttttgactcaataaaagcacacagagctatggggaatggattttgcggatgtgctagcggccatctagcagcccacgtCCTCaggtctatacccaaaatcccagtgacaggttccctttaaaaggttttATAGTGGCACTTTCAGGTTATAGCACCTCAAATTACATAGAGGCTCAATTcatggaaagaaaaagaaaaaaaagtgttcaTTGTGACACTGTGatgacaaaaacaaaaataaagacaAAACACAATACATTCCAAAGTGTGTACAACGTAAAATACATATAGAATGATAAAATTATTTAATGACTGGAACAAAGAAGAAAATTGTCAAATTGCAAGTCCAAAGGCACTGACTATACAGTACATCGTCTTGTTCTCCCATCTCACAGTACAGCTTCCTGCAAAGAAACAAGACTGAGAATAAACCTCGTGGATAATGCATTCACATGTAAACATCTGTATTCTAGAGGGGCATGTTCACATCCGAATTGCAGGCTCCGTTAAAGCCTTCTGACATACAGTGGAGAGAAAAGTCCTGCACGTGCTAAATAAACGTTCTCCCAAATGGAAACTGAACGGAccccatcatagtcaatgggatctgtttggctccgttgCTGTCAGTTATGTGCAAAATccagcacttccattatttttattatataattataatggagcagaacaacagTAATAATAGCGCTGATGTGAACATGCCATAAGTTACTTGCTGGGAAAAAGTATGCGACATCCAGAAGTTTTACACGCTCAGTGTAGGGCTAGGCGATTatggcaaaaataataaaaaaaataatctcaattATTTCAACTTGAAGGACAATGAGGGAGgaggagatagatagagatagagcaCCCTCTCCCTTCTTGCATGCAGGTATCATATTTTACTGTCATACCCTTAACAGCTTGACTAGGCAAAGTTACTATGGACAGTCCAAGTAAGCTTACTACAGATGCTAAACAAGCAGGGCTGTTGGGAAATGCATTGCACTGCAGAGTTGTCATTGCTGTTCTGAGTTCAACTGATGGAGAGCAGATCAGCAGAGCACTGTGCCATCACCTCAGAGGGAGAGCAGATCAGCGGAGCACTGTGCCATCACCTCAGAGGGAGAGCAGATCAGCAGAGCACTGTGCCATCACCTCAGAGGGAGAGCAGATCAGCAGAGCACTGTGCCATCACCTCAGAGGGAGAGCAGATCAGCGGAGCACTGTGCCATCACCTCAGAGGGAGAGCAGATCAGCGGAGCACTGTGCCATCACCTCAGAGGGAGAGCAGATCAGCGGAGCACTGTGCCATCACCTCAGAGGGAGAGCAGATCAGCGGAGCACTGTGCCATCACCTCAGAGGGAGAGCAGATCAGCGGAGCACTGTGCCATCACCTCAGAGGGAGAGCAGATCAGCGGAGCACTGTGCCGTCACCTCAGAGGGAGAGCAGATCAGCAGAGCACTGTGCCGTCACCTCAGAGGGACAGATCAGCAGAGCACTGTGCCATCACCTCAGAGGGAGAACAGATCAGCAGAGCACTGTGCCATCATCTCAGAAGGACAGATCAGCAGAGCACTGTGCCATCATCTCAGAAGGACAGATCAGCAGAGCACTGTGCCATCATCTCAGAAGGACAGATCAGCAGAGCACTGTGCCATCATCTCAGAAGGACAGATCAGCAGAGCACTGTGCCATCATCTCAGAAGGACAGATCAGCAGAGCACTGTGCCATCACCTCAGAGGGAGAGCAGATCAGCGGAGCACTGTGCCATCACCTCAGAGGGAGAACAGATCAGCAGAGCACTGTGCCATCATCTCAGAAGGACAGATCAGCAGAGCACTGTGCCATCACCTCAGAGGGAGAGCAGATCAGCGGAGCACTGTGCCGTCATCTCAGAAGGACAGATCAGCAGAGCACTGTGCCATCATCTCAGAAGGACAGATCAGCAGAGCACTGTGCCATCATCTCAGAAGGACACAAGTGTCAGTATGTGGATTTTTTGCAGGTAACAATAGGGACTGTATAACATTATCAATCTCATCCAGCTTCTAAAAAGGTCCCTCTCTCAGGAGTCTTACAAACATGCCATGACACTTACCATCCGTTGAGTTATCCCAAAAACAAGAACTCGCTGTATGAAGACCGGCACCATTCTTTTGCATGATCACACAAGTAACTGGATGGAGAAAAATGTGCAATAAACATATTACAGGGAGAAGATCTCTGCAGAGAAACAGACAGTTTATAAAACTGGAGGTAGTCTATAGACTAccaagaataataaaaaaataaagtagtgGCATAAAAACGAAAGTTAGTTTCCATTACACTTGACACAAGAGCTGTATACAGTAGTATAATAGATCgagaaatataaatatatttatatttctcGATCTATCATATCTCTCAGAGAACACAGCTTGCTTTTAGAAACCTTATTCTATTGAGCCTCCTGAAGTCAAATGACAAAGGGCCCAAAAGGGTAAGTTGCCAGCAACAAAATATAAGCCACCCTGGGCTTTTGCCACGTACCGATGTATTTGAATGGCTTCCCCAGTTTTGTAAGTTGGCTCAGAGTTTGCTCCACGACATTGGTAGTCCACTGATTGACTTTGTTGTGCTGGTAAGCATTTCCTCCGATGGCACTTTCTACTGACTAAATTAAGATGATAGAAGACGTAGAATTCAAGCATCACACAAGCTTTTATACAAGTCAATAGACAGCCGAGCAGTTACTGAATGGTGTGGACTGACCTCTTTAATGATGTTGCTCACTTCATCTACAACAAATGAGGACTGCAAAAGAAAGAAAACCATTACAGAATAAAGCTCAACATGGGAAGGCATACGACAAACCGTCATGTTCTGGTCACCCCCACGCCTCCTCCCAATAAAGATGGAGTGAACTCTAAACAGTATGTATATCCTCCGTATACTCAGAACGGGCCTTCCCCCGGTAACCTGTTGGCCTGTGCCCACTACACGAGGGTAAAGCTAGGAGAGTCTCACTGAGGAGGACAGTATGCAGGTGTATGAACTTcacacctacagtacagacaAGGCCCCGTATGGTCCGGTTTTTACACAATGTACATAACTATAACAAAATTTCGGTAAAGCTGTATATAATGCTAACAAGTAAGGGACATGATTCCACAAAGTAACCTTACATCTCCTACAGAGTCTATAGAACTGCATCACATCTGTCAACGAAAAGGGGGCATGCAATATGGATGAGCTTTAGGACAATGTAGtcctgcttaaaggggacctgtcaacGGCAAAAGacatcccaaaccgccagcagtacctgagagtagccggcagtgagtttcgaaggatgattttcttactgcattctgatgaggcagaagtatgaaaaacgttcttttatcctccgtccgcgatattttccagtcaggcttaAAGTcaggggggcagcggcctccttgcttcaagtcacagtaaccacgcccccttctctgcgactgacagcgcttatgcccgactgccggctgtcagtcacagcaaaggggcagggaagggggcgcggttaccttgacttcaagcctgactggaaaatagcacggacggaggataaaagaacgtttttcatactcctgcctcctcagaatgcagtaagaaaatcatcatttgaaactcactgccggctacttgaaagtactgctggcggtttgggatggcATCATGGCACTATACACTGTAGCTACTCTATCGAGGCCATGGCTGCTGCATCTTTCTCCATTGCCAAGTGGTCTGTAGAAGACGATGGCTAAAATATTCATAAACGGTCACCATGCCGCCCCCCCGGGGCACAGGTTTTGCACAAGTGCTCTATAAACTCTGTCAAAGCTAAGGGAAAATGGTTTtgacttaggcctcgttcacgtcacagttcagcctttccgttctcctgccccgttTAGGGGaaggaaaacggaaaggacggattcagcacataactgagccttaggaccccatagactataatggggtcctttaggtttccgctcagaacatgattttggagtggagacaaaagtcctgcacgcacaacttttgtctccgctccaaaattatCTTCTGagtgtaaacctaacggaccccattatagtctatggggtccgtaggctccgttcggctcagttattgCGCCCTCTCTGTTCTCagaaaaggctgaacggtgatgttaataaagccttaaagggaaagtgtcatcGGAAAATTacctgtttaaatcacgtttttatgtttaatacattttttatgatatttccaattttccatgtcactatctatattcaaAACGGATTGAACTTGTGTGAAAACCCGTCAGTTTTTCCCTCAACAGATCCTGAAACAATCCatatcgctcatgtgaaagaggcctgaaggCTCTGTAAAGTCTGTTAGGAACAGCTCGGGCAAGAAGGCCGACCCGATAACCATGTTCAAGAAATAGAATTTAAACATCTGCAGTCAGAAAATAGGAACAGATACGAAAAAAAAAGGAGATGGGTTGCTATGTGGTTttaacttgcagataaaaatttTGGCGACATTTCCTTCAAGACTGGGAAGAGAAGAGAGAACTGAAGAGTCTCATGCTGTTGGCTTTTAGGTGTAACAGTAGCTAAATAGGGTTGTCCGAATTTAAGAAAATTGCCTACCAGCAGGACAAGGTGTAAAGTGAACAAATACCATtagtttggcctctttcacagtcagtgtttggtcagtgattgtgagccaaaac
The genomic region above belongs to Bufo gargarizans isolate SCDJY-AF-19 chromosome 4, ASM1485885v1, whole genome shotgun sequence and contains:
- the DYNLT1 gene encoding dynein light chain Tctex-type 1, whose amino-acid sequence is MDEFQTTEESSFVVDEVSNIIKESVESAIGGNAYQHNKVNQWTTNVVEQTLSQLTKLGKPFKYIVTCVIMQKNGAGLHTASSCFWDNSTDGSCTVRWENKTMYCIVSAFGLAI